In a genomic window of Sarcophilus harrisii chromosome 4, mSarHar1.11, whole genome shotgun sequence:
- the TMEM100 gene encoding transmembrane protein 100, whose product MTEENFKEILGTPKDPEPVRMEKSNNNECVVTAIPLVSEVQLTAATGGAELSCYRCIIPFAVVVLIAGVVVTAVAYSFNSHGSIISILGLILLSSGLLLLASSALCWKVRQRSKKSKRRESQTVLVANQRSLFA is encoded by the coding sequence ATGACCGAAGagaattttaaagagattttggGAACACCAAAGGATCCAGAGCCTGTAAGAATGGAGAAGAGCAATAATAATGAGTGTGTGGTCACTGCGATTCCCCTGGTCAGTGAAGTTCAGCTGACAGCCGCCACGGGAGGAGCTGAGCTCTCCTGTTACCGCTGTATCATCCCCTTTGCTGTGGTCGTTCTGATTGCCGGAGTGGTGGTTACAGCCGTAGCCTACAGTTTCAATTCTCATGGATCCATCATTTCCATTTTGGGGCTTATCTTATTGTCATCTGGACTTCTTTTGTTAGCTTCCAGCGCCTTGTGCTGGAAGGTAAGGCAGAGGAGCAAGAAATCGAAAAGAAGAGAGAGTCAGACAGTCCTGGTTGCAAATCAGAGGAGCCTGTTTgcttaa